A single window of Anomaloglossus baeobatrachus isolate aAnoBae1 chromosome 5, aAnoBae1.hap1, whole genome shotgun sequence DNA harbors:
- the RBP4 gene encoding retinol-binding protein 4 translates to MDLKVFGLLIALCYFGSSEAFRFHERDCSVSNFRVMPNFDKTRYAGTWYAVAKKDPEGLFLLDNIVAKFSVDENGKMTATAKGRVVIFQSMELCAEMVGTFQETDDPAKFTMKYYGALSFLEKGLDDHWVVDTDYDNYAVHYSCRERDEDDTCIDSYSFIFSRDENGLTPEIQRIVRRRQEELCLDRKYRIVKHTGYCERT, encoded by the exons ATGGACCTAAAGGTGTTTGGGCTGTTAATTGCCCTTTGTTATTTTGGGAGCTCCGAGGCCTTCAGATTTCATGAGAGAGATTGCAGCGTGAGCAACTTCAGGGTGATGCCAAATTTTGACAAAACTCGG TATGCTGGGACTTGGTATGCAGTAGCCAAGAAGGACCCAGAAGGACTCTTTCTTCTTGATAACATAGTGGCTAAATTCAGTGTCGATGAAAATGGAAAAATGACAGCAACAGCTAAAGGCAGAGTCGTCATCTTCCA GTCCATGGAATTGTGTGCTGAAATGGTGGGCACATTCCAAGAGACAGATGACCCCGCTAAATTCACAATGAAGTATTACGGTGCCCTTTCATTCCTTGAAAAGGGAC TTGATGACCACTGGGTGGTGGATACTGACTACGACAACTATGCCGTCCACTATTCATGCCGTGAGAGAGATGAAGATGACACATGTATAGACAGCTACTCCTTCATTTTCTCCCGTGATGAAAATGGCCTGACCCCCGAGATACAGAGAATTGTTAGGAGAAGGCAGGAGGAGCTCTGCTTGGACCGAAAATACAGAATTGTTAAACACACCG GATACTGTGAAAGGACATAA